The sequence GGCTGTAGCCCAGCCGGATGTCCGCGCTAACCACCTTTTCACCGTCAACATCGAACGAAAAGAACTCGGGCTCCTTAAGCGCGGGATGCTGCGGGCCTACCGGAAAAGTTATGTCCCCTGTGTGATGCATGATATTTTTACTCTCTCCATTTTCTTAACAGGCCGTCATTGAATGATTCCGGCAGCATGCTTATATTCCAGTCTTTCCTTAACGGGTACTGGTCCTGCGGCCAATTCTCTGGGATTATGAGCCTTCTGCCGTCAGGTATATTGTTCACCTTTATTCCCATCATGTCCTGAATTTCCCTTTCGTGTACCAGGGCTCCCGGCACAATGTCCGTGATCGTATCTATGCGGGGATCGCTGCGGTCAACCTTGACCGCCATAGAAACACCCGTGTTCTTTCCAAAAAGATTATAGATCACTTCAAATTCTGTCCTGTTATCGATTGCGGTAAGAGTGCTTAAATGGCTGTAGCCAAGGTCCTTCATCAGGTAGACCAGAACATCCTTGAACTGGCCGCCTGTCAGCCTGAAATATATCCTTGCTTTACGCGGGCTCTTAAAGTCCGCTATCACTGCCGGGAACTTTGCTTCCAATTTTGCCAGAATATCTTCGTTCATCTATGCCCCCTGTATCTTTTTGAGCAGTTTTACCACTCCGTCAATTATCGCATCAGGCCTCGGAGGACAACCGGGTATATAAACATCCACCGGCACCACCGAGTCGATCCCCTGCAGGTTATTGTAGCAGCCGCGGAATACGCACCCGGAGCAGGCGCAGCTCCCTATTGCTACGACAAATTTCGGCTCCGGCATCTGGTCATAGACCCTTTTGAGCCTGCTTTTGCTGTGGTGGTTGACCGGTCCTGTTGCCAGCATCACATCAGCGTGCCTGGGGGTCCCTTTTAGCACTATCCCGAACCTCTCGACATCAAACCTCGGGGTCAGCGCCGATACTATCTCTATATCGCAGCCGTTGCAGGAGCCGGAGTTGAAATGGACCGCCCACGGAGATTTGATCCTTGCCCACTTTATCAGGTTCTTAAGCATTTATTTTAATTGAAGCGCCGCAACAGCCAGCGCCACTCCTCCTATATAAAAGAATACGGGCAGCGGAGAGACCCCATGCGAAAGCGTAGCTATCGTCAGGGCCGCGACATCTATTATCGTAAAATAGAGCGCGATATGAAAGAACATAGCCGCGTTCGGATTGTGCTTTTTCTGCGGGAGGTCTTCGCCGCAGGCATACATTTTTATTTTACCACTTTGGCCCCCCGGTTTTGGAGCGATAAGTCCCGCACCTTTATAAATGAGCCAGGAAAGACCAAGAAAAAAAACAAAGATCCCTACAGGAGAAAAGACTGTCTCCATCATTTAAGCACCCCCATAAGACCGTAGGCATTGCCGACCGCTCCGTTAACAACGAACAAACCCAGGTCCGGCCACAGACCAAGAGCTAGGACAGAAAGTGCAAGCAGCACCAGCGGCGCCATTACGGATACCGGCGGGTGTTTTGCCGATGCCACGAACTCGCTCTGCCTGCTGCTGTACATTCTGTTTATCGCGGGCAGATAATACCCCAAAGAAAGAACGGAATTAAAGATAGCGAACGCCGAAAGAAGATAGCCTTTGCCTCCCGCCGAAATTCCGGACAAATATATCATCCATTTGCTCATAAAACCTGAAAGCGGAGGAACACCCGCAAGGCCAAGGCACGCCACAGCAAACGCCAGGGCCAGAACTGGCATCTTTTTTGAGAGTCCGCTCAGGTCATCAAGATAGACGGTCCCGCAATAATGGATAGCGGCTCCGGCCGCAAGAAAGGCCAGCCCCTTCATTCCCGCATGTGTTATTACATGGAACAGCCCGCCCTCCATCCCGGCAACCGACAGGTAATGCATCCCTATCCCGATACCAAGAACAATGTAGCCCATTTGCGCTATAGAGGAATAAGCCAGCATTCTTTTTATCCTCTTTTGCGGAAGCGCCATCAGGTTCCCAAAGAACATTGAGATCACTCCAAGGACTATCAGTACCGAACCCGTATCAAGCCCGAGGAAATAAAGCGCAAAGAGCGTTTTAAGCAGTGCAAAGAGCCCGGCCTCGATCACGATCCCGGAAAGCATTGCCGAGATACCGGACGGGGCCTCGGAATGGGCATCCGGAAGCCAGCTGTGGAACGGAACAAGCGCCGCTTTTACGGAAAAGCCTGCAATGAACAGAACTGCGGCAAAGGCAAGAGGGATGCCGGAACCTATCATAAGGCGTGTCTTTAGAGTGAGAAGGTCAAGGGAGCCGGTATAGCCAAAAACGATCGCAATACCAAGAAGCACGCACATGGAGCCGGTAGCGCTCATCACTATATATTTGAACCCTGCCTCAAGACTTTCCCATCTTTCTTTTCTGAAAGAAACAAGGATATATGAGGCAACGCACATAAGTTCAAAGAAAACCCACATATTGAAAAGATCGGTCGAAGCGCCCAGCCCCACGATCGCGCCCGTCATTATTAGGAGAAGCGGATAGTATTTATCCTGCGACAGGTCATGCTCCATATATCTGTAGGAGTACACCGCTACCATTAGGGCCAGCGTAACCGCCGTAAAGCCAAGCAGCAGGCTGAGGTGGTCAAACCTGACCGCGGCAAAATAATAAAAGAGGTTGACCGGATAATGCACCGCGGCACCCGAACTTAGCATGACAAAGATAATGGCAAGGCTTGCCAGAGCAAGAACAAGAGACACACATGCCGTTATGCAGCCCGCAAGGCCTTTATTGGGACTAAGCCTGGAGATCAGGAATGTCAGAAAAGCCCCGCAGAACAATATCATCAAAGGCATTAGTGCCGCCATATTATACTCCCAGCATCTTTATGGAAAGTCTTACAAAAGATGAGACATAACCCGGGAACAATCCTATTAACAATGTCGCAAGAGCAAGAAGAACCATCGGCACATAGACAAGATATCCAGGCCTTTCCCCTGCTGCCGGCTCCTTTTCACCAAAGAACACAGCTGCGACAAACCTTAAGGCGTATGCCGCCGTCAGCACTATCCCCAGGACGGAAAGAGCGGCAAGCCAGGGATATGCGCTCATAAAGCCGCCTGCAAAGATCATCCACTCGCTCTGGAACGCTCCAAAAAGCGGAACCCCTGAAATGGCCAGGCAGGCAACAGAGCCCAGCAAAGCCAGAAAAGGCAGAGCCCTTGCCAGCCCGCCCAGCTGCTCGGTATTTTCGTTTTTTGCCGAAAAGAAAACAGCACCCGCCGTCATGAAGAGAAGGGCTTTTATTACACTGTGATTAACAAGATGGAATGCCGCCCCGGAGATCCCCAGGGCCGTAGCGGTGGCCGCGCCAAAAAGCACATAGCCCATCTGCGAGATGGAGGAATAAGCGAC comes from Candidatus Margulisiibacteriota bacterium and encodes:
- a CDS encoding NADH-quinone oxidoreductase subunit C, which translates into the protein MNEDILAKLEAKFPAVIADFKSPRKARIYFRLTGGQFKDVLVYLMKDLGYSHLSTLTAIDNRTEFEVIYNLFGKNTGVSMAVKVDRSDPRIDTITDIVPGALVHEREIQDMMGIKVNNIPDGRRLIIPENWPQDQYPLRKDWNISMLPESFNDGLLRKWRE
- a CDS encoding NADH-quinone oxidoreductase subunit B family protein; its protein translation is MLKNLIKWARIKSPWAVHFNSGSCNGCDIEIVSALTPRFDVERFGIVLKGTPRHADVMLATGPVNHHSKSRLKRVYDQMPEPKFVVAIGSCACSGCVFRGCYNNLQGIDSVVPVDVYIPGCPPRPDAIIDGVVKLLKKIQGA
- the ndhC gene encoding NADH-quinone oxidoreductase subunit A encodes the protein MMETVFSPVGIFVFFLGLSWLIYKGAGLIAPKPGGQSGKIKMYACGEDLPQKKHNPNAAMFFHIALYFTIIDVAALTIATLSHGVSPLPVFFYIGGVALAVAALQLK
- a CDS encoding proton-conducting transporter membrane subunit translates to MAALMPLMILFCGAFLTFLISRLSPNKGLAGCITACVSLVLALASLAIIFVMLSSGAAVHYPVNLFYYFAAVRFDHLSLLLGFTAVTLALMVAVYSYRYMEHDLSQDKYYPLLLIMTGAIVGLGASTDLFNMWVFFELMCVASYILVSFRKERWESLEAGFKYIVMSATGSMCVLLGIAIVFGYTGSLDLLTLKTRLMIGSGIPLAFAAVLFIAGFSVKAALVPFHSWLPDAHSEAPSGISAMLSGIVIEAGLFALLKTLFALYFLGLDTGSVLIVLGVISMFFGNLMALPQKRIKRMLAYSSIAQMGYIVLGIGIGMHYLSVAGMEGGLFHVITHAGMKGLAFLAAGAAIHYCGTVYLDDLSGLSKKMPVLALAFAVACLGLAGVPPLSGFMSKWMIYLSGISAGGKGYLLSAFAIFNSVLSLGYYLPAINRMYSSRQSEFVASAKHPPVSVMAPLVLLALSVLALGLWPDLGLFVVNGAVGNAYGLMGVLK